In Rouxiella sp. WC2420, the following proteins share a genomic window:
- a CDS encoding DUF441 domain-containing protein codes for MAFLDPTLLILLVFAGLGILSHNSAVTIAMFFLLTVRITPLNHFFPWIEKYGLTLGIIILTIGVMVPIANGKITPGALIHSFFHWKSIVAILVGVGVSWLGGRGITLMGSQPQLVAGLLVGTVLGVAFFKGVPVGPLIAAGLLSLMIGKG; via the coding sequence TCTAGGTATTCTTAGTCACAATTCAGCCGTCACTATTGCCATGTTCTTTTTGCTGACGGTACGCATTACGCCGCTAAATCACTTCTTTCCATGGATCGAAAAATACGGCCTGACGTTAGGGATTATTATTTTGACCATCGGCGTAATGGTGCCGATCGCCAACGGCAAGATCACCCCTGGCGCGTTGATTCATTCCTTTTTTCACTGGAAATCGATCGTCGCTATTCTGGTTGGCGTAGGCGTTTCCTGGCTGGGCGGCAGAGGAATTACCCTGATGGGCAGCCAGCCGCAGCTGGTAGCCGGACTGTTGGTCGGCACAGTGTTGGGCGTCGCCTTTTTCAAGGGCGTGCCGGTTGGGCCTTTAATTGCCGCCGGTTTACTGTCACTGATGATCGGTAAAGGTTGA
- a CDS encoding tRNA(Met) cytidine acetyltransferase TmcA: MNPIEPESPTAKLLFSQLIDCQQQMLKQGVRRLLVLSGESDWAAGLVLKLTGHFSGDWLWISSLPQPDFRTLEPEKVNQLLGQEFLHGVFDAREGLNAEALAAFSGVLQAGSWLILLAPAWSTWPLMPDNDSRRWSEHPEAIATPRFVSRFCDYLQQDKQTIIWRQGEACQPQLLKDTGDWFAPKGAPTEQQQSILNLLLQATEGIFVLTAARGRGKSTLAGMLVQHWKGLCWLTAPGKASTRRIAEQSQQGARFFAPDALLAHCESGAPLDADWLLIDEAAAIPAPLLTRLIAFFPRVLLTTTVQGYEGTGRGFLLKFCASLAEWHDLRLVDPIRWAQHDPLERLINKILLFNEPDFTAIKNAAAGNASTVNASASPEPESCSNAQITPSNMGSGLAANGEKQPGDKIIANTADNPSLMSFTWFDAAAWENDPKLLADFYHLLTSAHYRTSPIDLRRMLDAPGMSFSVAKRGEHLAAALWLVEEGELCPALAHEVWAGRRRPRGNLVAQSMAAHGGFPEAAVLHSRRITRIAVAPEHRKQGVGRALVEQQRKIARAQGLDFLSVSFGFTDDLWRFWQRCGFKLVRVGNQREASSGCFAAMAILPLSASGQTFCQQAVQQFLRNSQQVPTEVSVALNQHIHSQDDSSLNDADWRELSGFAFASRSVESSRASLLRLLDQSSLSLPALRASLQSQMTMPEVVSLLGLIGKKALLERWRVETRQALEQLDARQCSRWRDFSE; the protein is encoded by the coding sequence ATGAACCCCATCGAGCCTGAATCGCCGACCGCAAAACTGCTGTTTTCTCAGTTAATTGATTGCCAGCAGCAAATGTTGAAGCAGGGCGTGCGCAGGCTGCTGGTACTCAGCGGCGAATCAGACTGGGCCGCTGGGCTGGTATTAAAGTTGACTGGTCATTTTAGCGGCGACTGGCTGTGGATTAGCTCGCTGCCGCAGCCGGATTTTCGCACCCTGGAGCCTGAAAAGGTGAATCAGCTGCTTGGGCAAGAGTTTTTGCACGGTGTGTTTGATGCGCGAGAAGGGCTTAACGCCGAGGCACTGGCGGCATTCAGCGGCGTTTTGCAGGCGGGAAGCTGGCTTATCTTGCTCGCGCCTGCCTGGTCAACCTGGCCATTAATGCCGGATAACGACAGTCGCCGTTGGAGTGAACATCCCGAGGCAATAGCTACGCCACGATTTGTCAGCCGTTTTTGTGATTATTTACAGCAGGATAAACAAACTATTATCTGGCGACAGGGCGAGGCGTGCCAGCCGCAACTGCTGAAAGATACCGGCGATTGGTTTGCTCCCAAGGGTGCCCCGACCGAGCAGCAGCAAAGCATTCTTAACCTGCTGCTACAGGCTACCGAGGGAATTTTTGTACTCACTGCCGCGCGCGGTCGGGGAAAGTCAACGTTGGCCGGTATGTTGGTGCAGCACTGGAAAGGACTTTGTTGGCTCACTGCACCGGGCAAAGCCTCGACACGGCGTATTGCTGAACAAAGTCAGCAGGGCGCGCGGTTTTTTGCACCTGATGCGCTGCTGGCGCACTGTGAAAGTGGTGCGCCCCTCGACGCTGATTGGCTGCTGATTGATGAGGCGGCGGCCATTCCTGCGCCATTGCTTACTCGGCTGATTGCCTTTTTTCCTCGCGTATTGCTGACCACCACCGTGCAGGGTTATGAAGGTACTGGTCGAGGTTTTTTGCTAAAATTTTGTGCTTCGCTAGCAGAGTGGCATGATTTAAGGCTGGTGGATCCGATCCGCTGGGCGCAGCACGATCCGCTGGAAAGATTGATCAATAAAATTCTGCTATTTAACGAGCCGGATTTTACAGCAATAAAAAATGCCGCAGCAGGGAATGCTTCGACCGTAAACGCGAGTGCATCTCCAGAGCCTGAAAGCTGCTCAAATGCTCAAATTACTCCATCAAACATGGGCAGCGGCCTTGCTGCCAACGGGGAGAAACAGCCAGGCGATAAAATCATCGCTAATACTGCCGATAACCCATCGCTTATGAGTTTTACCTGGTTCGATGCAGCGGCGTGGGAAAATGATCCCAAGCTGCTTGCTGATTTTTATCATCTGTTAACCAGCGCCCATTACCGCACCTCGCCGATAGATCTGCGCCGCATGCTGGACGCGCCGGGTATGTCGTTCTCTGTGGCTAAACGAGGCGAGCATTTGGCCGCCGCGCTGTGGTTGGTGGAAGAGGGCGAACTTTGTCCTGCGCTGGCACATGAGGTCTGGGCGGGCAGGCGGCGGCCGCGCGGTAATCTGGTTGCCCAATCAATGGCGGCACACGGCGGATTCCCTGAAGCAGCCGTGCTGCATTCCCGACGAATTACCCGCATTGCTGTTGCCCCAGAGCACCGCAAACAGGGCGTGGGGCGCGCATTGGTTGAGCAGCAGCGCAAAATAGCCCGTGCTCAAGGGCTGGATTTCCTCTCGGTCAGCTTTGGTTTTACCGACGATTTGTGGCGATTTTGGCAACGTTGCGGTTTCAAGCTGGTGCGCGTTGGCAATCAGCGGGAGGCAAGCAGCGGATGTTTTGCCGCGATGGCGATTTTGCCGCTGAGCGCATCAGGGCAAACGTTTTGCCAGCAGGCAGTGCAACAATTTTTAAGAAATAGCCAACAGGTTCCCACAGAGGTGTCCGTTGCGCTTAATCAACACATTCACTCTCAAGATGACTCGAGTCTTAACGATGCCGACTGGCGCGAATTGTCCGGTTTCGCGTTTGCAAGTCGGTCCGTCGAGAGCAGTCGCGCTTCGTTGCTGCGGTTGCTGGACCAGTCATCGCTTTCTTTGCCTGCACTGCGTGCCAGTTTGCAGTCTCAAATGACGATGCCTGAGGTCGTTTCTTTGCTTGGATTGATTGGCAAAAAAGCGTTGCTTGAGCGCTGGCGTGTAGAAACCCGTCAGGCTTTAGAGCAATTGGATGCCAGGCAATGCAGCAGGTGGCGTGATTTTTCTGAATAA
- the ypfH gene encoding esterase — MSPDHVIVQQPQGQAEQLILLFHGVGDNPVSMGEIGRYFTQSFPAALIVSIGSPFACDLGQGRQWFSVQGVTEQNRHQRIAESMPLFIKTVRDWQHKSGISAANTILIGFSQGSIMSLESTKVEHNLAGRIVSFSGRFASLPETAIASETTVHFIHGQSDPVIAANNAVIAAERLKELGCACTLDLVPKVAHGISPQMISAAIERLQA; from the coding sequence ATGAGCCCGGATCACGTTATCGTTCAACAACCGCAGGGTCAGGCCGAGCAGCTGATTTTATTGTTTCATGGCGTGGGCGATAATCCGGTTTCAATGGGTGAGATAGGGCGCTATTTTACCCAGAGCTTCCCCGCGGCGCTGATTGTCTCTATCGGTAGTCCGTTTGCCTGTGATTTAGGGCAGGGGCGTCAATGGTTCTCAGTGCAGGGCGTGACTGAGCAGAATCGTCATCAGCGTATTGCCGAGTCGATGCCGTTATTTATCAAGACCGTGCGCGACTGGCAACATAAAAGTGGCATAAGTGCTGCAAATACTATTCTTATTGGCTTCTCGCAGGGATCGATCATGTCGCTGGAATCCACCAAGGTCGAGCACAATCTGGCCGGGCGTATTGTTTCCTTTAGCGGTCGATTCGCCAGTCTGCCGGAAACAGCAATCGCGTCAGAGACCACCGTCCATTTTATCCACGGACAAAGTGACCCGGTAATTGCTGCCAATAACGCGGTGATTGCGGCGGAGCGCCTGAAAGAGTTGGGTTGTGCCTGCACGCTGGATCTGGTACCGAAGGTGGCTCACGGTATCAGCCCGCAGATGATTAGCGCGGCAATTGAGAGATTACAGGCCTGA
- a CDS encoding YpfN family protein, with amino-acid sequence MEWIKDYWWIVLIILAGILISGIKELLRVDVKAYLKDKPEIPPHRDNNAEWDADDDWPKDKKK; translated from the coding sequence ATGGAATGGATTAAAGATTACTGGTGGATAGTGCTGATCATTTTGGCTGGCATACTCATCAGCGGCATTAAAGAACTGCTTCGGGTCGATGTGAAAGCTTACCTGAAAGATAAGCCTGAGATCCCACCGCACCGTGATAACAACGCCGAATGGGATGCAGACGACGACTGGCCAAAGGACAAGAAAAAGTAA
- a CDS encoding M15 family metallopeptidase: protein MISHAMLTGRSTEHLVELTAHHRLQPEAVQAFLALQAAAAKAGFNLHPASTFRDFERQLAIWNGKFHGERPVLDSHSHPVDITELDDSQRGELILRWSALPGASRHHWGSDLDIYDPTLLPADGKLQLEPWEYDHGGYFYTLTQWLDENMASFGFYRPFSHDSGGVAVEPWHLSYRPLAEQCEKLLTPKVLEQAWQGVDLAGHAWISSQLQRIFQQYVIITPVTGE, encoded by the coding sequence ATGATCAGCCACGCCATGCTGACCGGGCGCTCCACCGAGCACCTGGTTGAACTCACCGCTCATCACCGCCTGCAACCCGAGGCAGTGCAAGCCTTTCTGGCGTTGCAGGCCGCAGCGGCCAAGGCCGGATTTAACCTGCATCCGGCCAGCACTTTCCGTGATTTCGAGCGGCAACTGGCTATCTGGAACGGCAAATTCCACGGCGAGCGGCCAGTGTTAGACAGCCACAGTCATCCGGTAGATATCACTGAACTTGATGATTCCCAGCGAGGCGAGCTGATCCTGCGCTGGTCAGCCCTGCCCGGTGCCAGCCGCCATCACTGGGGCAGCGATCTCGACATTTACGATCCCACACTGTTGCCCGCAGACGGCAAACTCCAGCTTGAACCTTGGGAGTATGATCACGGCGGATATTTTTATACGTTGACCCAATGGCTGGATGAAAATATGGCATCGTTCGGCTTTTATCGGCCATTTAGCCACGACAGCGGCGGCGTGGCGGTTGAGCCGTGGCACTTGAGTTATCGTCCGCTGGCCGAGCAGTGCGAAAAGTTACTCACTCCAAAAGTGCTTGAACAGGCGTGGCAAGGTGTTGATCTCGCTGGACACGCCTGGATTAGCAGCCAACTGCAGAGGATTTTCCAGCAATACGTTATAATTACACCTGTAACAGGCGAATAG
- the dapE gene encoding succinyl-diaminopimelate desuccinylase: MICPVLDLAQQLIRRPSLSPDDAGCQEILIARLQAIGFHIETMNIGDTLNFWATRGEGKTLAFAGHTDVVPTGDPALWITPPFEPALRDGMLYGRGAADMKGSLASMVVAAERFVAANPNHQGRLAFLITSDEEASAVNGTVKVVEAMMARNERMDYCLVGEPSSTTRVGDIVKNGRRGSMTANLQIHGVQGHVAYPHLADNPVHRAMPALNELVATEWDRGNEFFPPTSMQIANINAGTGSNNVIPGELYVQFNFRFSTELTDALIKQRVAELLDKHQLNYTLNWVVSGQPFLTPRGALVDAVINAVQHYSEITPDLQTTGGTSDGRFIALMGAQVVELGPVNASIHKINECVQAADLQLLSRMYQRIMEQLVG; encoded by the coding sequence ATGATTTGTCCGGTTTTAGATCTTGCGCAACAGTTGATCCGTCGCCCTTCCCTAAGTCCTGATGATGCAGGCTGTCAGGAAATCCTGATTGCCCGCTTGCAGGCTATTGGCTTTCACATTGAAACCATGAACATCGGCGATACGCTGAATTTCTGGGCAACGCGCGGTGAGGGCAAAACGTTAGCCTTTGCGGGTCATACCGACGTGGTTCCAACCGGCGATCCGGCGCTGTGGATCACCCCACCTTTTGAACCGGCTCTGCGCGATGGCATGCTGTATGGTCGCGGCGCTGCTGACATGAAAGGCTCGCTGGCCTCGATGGTGGTTGCAGCGGAACGTTTTGTTGCAGCAAACCCAAATCATCAGGGCCGTCTGGCGTTTTTGATCACTTCCGACGAAGAGGCCAGCGCGGTTAATGGCACGGTGAAGGTGGTTGAAGCCATGATGGCGCGTAATGAGCGCATGGATTATTGCCTGGTAGGCGAGCCTTCGAGCACCACTCGCGTGGGTGATATCGTCAAGAATGGCCGCCGTGGCTCAATGACCGCCAATCTGCAAATTCACGGCGTGCAAGGTCACGTGGCCTATCCGCACCTGGCCGATAACCCGGTGCATCGGGCCATGCCTGCACTTAACGAGTTGGTCGCTACCGAATGGGATCGCGGCAACGAGTTCTTCCCGCCGACCAGCATGCAGATTGCCAACATTAATGCCGGCACTGGCAGCAATAACGTGATCCCCGGCGAACTTTACGTGCAGTTCAATTTCCGCTTTAGCACTGAGTTAACCGATGCGCTGATCAAGCAACGTGTTGCAGAGCTGCTGGACAAACATCAGCTAAATTATACTCTTAACTGGGTCGTTTCCGGTCAGCCGTTCCTGACACCTCGCGGTGCGCTGGTCGATGCAGTGATTAACGCCGTGCAGCATTACAGCGAGATTACCCCGGATCTGCAAACTACCGGCGGCACTTCAGACGGCCGCTTTATCGCCTTGATGGGCGCGCAAGTAGTCGAGTTGGGGCCAGTTAATGCCTCAATCCATAAAATTAATGAATGCGTTCAGGCAGCCGATTTGCAGCTGCTTAGCCGCATGTATCAGCGCATTATGGAACAGTTGGTCGGATGA
- a CDS encoding ArsC family reductase, with amino-acid sequence MAENSSFIIYGIKNCDTVKKARRWLEDNGVEAHFHDYRVDGLDETLIQMLIDKQGWEALLNTRGTTWRKLDESVRVACDNAKSAKALMLEHPAVIKRPFLLAASGQSLLGFKSESYAQFVAEVK; translated from the coding sequence ATGGCAGAGAATTCCTCATTCATTATTTATGGCATCAAAAATTGCGACACCGTTAAAAAAGCCCGCCGCTGGCTGGAAGATAACGGCGTTGAGGCGCATTTTCATGATTATCGCGTTGATGGCCTCGACGAGACGCTGATTCAGATGCTTATCGATAAACAGGGCTGGGAAGCGCTGCTCAACACCCGTGGCACTACCTGGCGCAAGCTCGACGAGTCAGTGCGCGTCGCCTGTGATAATGCCAAATCTGCCAAGGCATTGATGCTCGAACATCCTGCGGTCATTAAACGCCCCTTCCTGCTCGCCGCCAGCGGACAATCGCTGCTCGGCTTTAAATCTGAAAGCTATGCGCAATTTGTTGCAGAGGTGAAGTAA
- a CDS encoding GntR family transcriptional regulator — MSEQKTTQSARELVEDSIRLGIAVGDFLPGEPLREREICELNGVSRSAVREAFRSLEAEGLITTVRYRGPMVSQLSIEEVRSIYELRGILESQAARLFTLRASDEQCARLRQTVEDIGRGHDTQDMVLVISSSADFYHVLAEGTGNVAIGQTLFSLLNRLALFRFSSTRWPGRAEKSMAELRAIICAVEQRNAEAAAQRAREHTEASGEIALLVIEERNRGALASGRTRRRKTT; from the coding sequence ATGTCAGAACAAAAAACAACCCAAAGTGCCAGGGAACTGGTTGAAGACAGCATTCGCTTAGGGATCGCCGTGGGTGATTTTTTGCCCGGTGAGCCTTTGCGCGAGCGTGAAATTTGCGAACTGAATGGCGTGAGCCGCAGCGCGGTGCGGGAAGCTTTTCGAAGTCTGGAGGCTGAGGGCCTAATCACCACCGTGCGCTATCGCGGGCCAATGGTGTCGCAGCTTTCCATCGAGGAAGTGCGATCAATCTATGAACTCAGGGGGATTCTGGAGAGCCAGGCAGCGCGGTTGTTTACCCTGCGAGCCAGCGACGAACAGTGTGCCAGACTGCGCCAAACCGTTGAAGATATTGGCCGGGGCCACGACACGCAGGACATGGTGCTGGTAATTAGCTCTTCAGCAGATTTCTATCACGTACTGGCAGAAGGCACCGGCAATGTCGCCATCGGGCAGACGCTGTTTTCGCTGCTCAATCGACTGGCTTTGTTTCGCTTCTCCTCAACCCGCTGGCCAGGACGCGCCGAAAAAAGCATGGCCGAGCTGCGAGCCATTATTTGCGCCGTTGAACAGCGCAACGCTGAGGCTGCGGCACAAAGAGCGAGAGAACATACAGAAGCCTCGGGAGAGATAGCCCTATTGGTTATTGAAGAGCGCAACCGAGGTGCATTAGCCAGCGGCCGCACCCGGCGCAGGAAAACCACCTGA
- a CDS encoding polysaccharide deacetylase: MSQPWTWPESEWRGYVNKVRAGQPLKAAWPDNNKIAVALSFDSDHETIPLRDGETSPGRMAAGEYGARVGIGRILNLLEKYGAPASFYLPAVCALLRPDESKTYVAAGHEVGIHGWIHERNSLLDYATERDLMLRAADVLEKTSGVRPVGIRTPSWDYSPYTLQIIREMGLIYDSSLMADDEPYELIEEGVATGVVEIPVEWIRDDAPYFTMDRFNSIRPHTKPRDVLEIWTDEFNQAYKEGGVFQLTMHPHVIGHRSRMVILDELMQHITSHAGVWFTTHAGLANHVGKQLKNSK; this comes from the coding sequence ATGTCACAACCCTGGACTTGGCCGGAAAGCGAATGGCGTGGATATGTCAACAAAGTACGCGCCGGGCAACCACTAAAGGCTGCATGGCCGGACAATAACAAAATTGCTGTCGCGCTCTCCTTCGACAGCGATCATGAAACTATTCCTCTGCGCGATGGCGAAACCTCTCCCGGACGCATGGCGGCGGGCGAGTACGGCGCGCGGGTAGGTATTGGTCGTATTCTTAACCTGCTGGAGAAATACGGCGCTCCGGCCTCGTTTTATCTTCCTGCGGTTTGCGCGCTGCTGCGGCCAGACGAGAGCAAGACTTACGTGGCGGCGGGACATGAGGTGGGCATTCACGGCTGGATCCACGAGCGTAACTCGCTGCTCGATTACGCCACCGAACGCGATTTGATGCTGCGTGCCGCCGACGTGCTGGAAAAAACCTCCGGCGTTCGCCCGGTCGGTATTCGGACGCCATCCTGGGATTATTCGCCTTACACGTTGCAAATTATTCGTGAAATGGGGCTGATTTATGACTCCTCCCTGATGGCCGACGACGAGCCTTACGAGCTGATAGAAGAGGGCGTGGCGACCGGCGTGGTTGAAATTCCGGTCGAATGGATCCGCGATGATGCCCCGTATTTCACCATGGACCGCTTTAACTCGATTCGTCCGCATACCAAGCCGCGCGACGTGCTGGAAATCTGGACTGACGAATTTAACCAGGCTTATAAAGAGGGCGGCGTATTTCAACTGACCATGCATCCACACGTCATTGGGCATCGTTCCAGAATGGTGATCCTCGACGAGCTGATGCAGCACATTACCTCGCACGCAGGGGTGTGGTTTACCACTCACGCCGGGTTGGCCAACCATGTCGGCAAGCAGTTAAAAAACAGCAAATAG
- a CDS encoding MFS transporter translates to MVATEASIDSPHKFTAHQKKVVFAAAIGNVVEWVDWGLYAVFVKLISQEFFPAGDSVASLLTTLGFFAIGFIMRPVGAAILGAYADKFGRKKGLILSISMMSGSALVMALTPSYAVIGVWATAILLLCRLVQGFSAGGEFGSSSALLVESAGKGRRAFAGSWQQVSVAGGTLIASFMGTTFTWFLSPESLLDWGWRLAFIVGAALGLIGIWLRVTVNETEAFIKHKPAVTSQVHPLKAMLVHHPKAALRVAGITIAGTLTYYIWLNYLPTYANITTGIPLKDAFLSQTISIAVFMVLLPFAGMLSDKIGRKKTLSAFAIGFILFSYPLLAMLNNNFWSLLFVQLVGIIFLLGYSCNCAAIMAEQFPPEVRATGIALPYALAVAIFGGTAPYITTWMHFNGFINYIWLYVAVAALISLIVYMRMPETNNADFE, encoded by the coding sequence ATGGTAGCAACCGAAGCTTCAATTGATTCGCCTCATAAATTTACTGCACACCAGAAGAAAGTCGTTTTTGCCGCAGCGATTGGTAATGTCGTGGAATGGGTTGACTGGGGTCTGTACGCGGTTTTCGTCAAGCTTATTTCACAAGAGTTTTTCCCTGCGGGCGATAGTGTCGCCAGTCTGCTGACCACGTTGGGTTTCTTTGCGATTGGTTTTATCATGCGTCCGGTCGGCGCGGCGATTCTTGGCGCTTACGCTGACAAGTTTGGCCGCAAGAAAGGGCTGATTCTGAGTATCAGCATGATGTCTGGTTCCGCGCTGGTGATGGCGTTGACACCAAGCTATGCAGTGATCGGCGTGTGGGCGACGGCAATTTTGCTGCTTTGTCGTTTGGTTCAAGGCTTCTCTGCCGGTGGCGAATTTGGTTCTTCTTCGGCGCTGCTGGTGGAGTCAGCAGGCAAGGGGCGTCGCGCATTTGCCGGTTCATGGCAACAGGTTTCAGTAGCAGGCGGCACGCTGATTGCCTCATTTATGGGTACCACTTTTACCTGGTTTTTATCACCAGAATCATTGCTGGACTGGGGTTGGCGGCTGGCGTTTATCGTCGGCGCTGCGCTGGGGTTAATTGGTATCTGGCTGCGCGTAACGGTGAACGAAACCGAGGCGTTTATCAAACATAAACCCGCGGTAACATCACAGGTTCATCCATTAAAAGCGATGCTGGTTCATCATCCTAAAGCCGCTCTGCGGGTTGCGGGAATTACTATTGCCGGAACGCTGACCTATTATATCTGGCTGAATTATCTGCCAACTTACGCCAATATCACCACCGGCATTCCGTTGAAAGACGCCTTTTTGTCGCAAACTATCAGTATCGCGGTATTCATGGTGCTGTTGCCTTTTGCCGGAATGCTTTCCGACAAGATAGGCCGCAAGAAAACGCTGAGTGCCTTTGCTATCGGCTTCATTTTATTCTCTTATCCACTGCTGGCGATGCTGAATAATAATTTCTGGAGCCTGCTGTTTGTTCAGCTGGTCGGAATTATCTTCTTGCTAGGTTATTCGTGTAATTGCGCGGCGATTATGGCTGAACAGTTTCCTCCGGAAGTCAGGGCGACAGGAATTGCGCTGCCTTACGCACTGGCGGTGGCAATATTTGGCGGCACCGCACCTTATATAACTACCTGGATGCACTTTAACGGTTTTATCAATTATATCTGGCTCTATGTGGCAGTAGCCGCATTGATATCGCTGATTGTATATATGCGTATGCCGGAAACCAACAACGCTGATTTTGAATAA
- a CDS encoding GNAT family N-acetyltransferase codes for MTFEIISNENIGSVDWQRLADILELSGLNKRDLAKLERGFSHSQFRYLGYLDGELIASARAISDFTSVSYLSDVAIHPDYQGRGFGGALMRRVMQDLTPFGKVIIYAVPDKIEFYKRFSFHPLLTAMTYAEGEALTFLSQKGYIPSPA; via the coding sequence ATGACTTTTGAGATAATCAGTAACGAGAATATTGGATCAGTAGACTGGCAGCGTCTGGCCGATATTCTTGAGCTTAGCGGCCTCAACAAACGCGATTTAGCCAAGCTGGAGCGCGGATTTTCCCACAGCCAGTTCCGCTATCTGGGTTATCTCGATGGCGAGCTCATCGCCTCTGCTCGCGCCATCAGTGACTTCACTTCGGTTTCTTATCTGAGCGACGTAGCTATCCATCCTGATTATCAGGGGCGAGGTTTTGGTGGCGCATTAATGCGCAGGGTAATGCAGGATTTAACGCCATTTGGTAAAGTGATTATTTACGCCGTGCCGGATAAAATTGAATTCTATAAACGCTTTAGCTTTCACCCGCTGCTTACCGCAATGACCTATGCCGAAGGAGAGGCCCTGACTTTTCTGAGTCAAAAAGGCTATATTCCCTCTCCGGCATAG
- the ypfM gene encoding protein YpfM codes for MVEQELGNWKDFIEAMLRG; via the coding sequence ATGGTCGAGCAAGAGTTAGGTAATTGGAAAGACTTTATCGAAGCTATGCTGCGTGGTTAA